The uncultured Bacteroides sp. DNA segment GCTAATTCATTATGGTTGTGTTGCTTGGAATCATAATGAATGCCGCTGTAAATCTCTTCAGGTACAATGCCTACTTCTTTATAGGCATTCATAAATGTGTGCGAGAGACTTCCTTGTCCAATGTTCCCTTCTCCCTTCCGGAGATAATTATCCTCTAGCTGATTCATGTACTTTTGGCGAACAATGAACATCTCAGATAAATCGTACGTACCTTTGCCCATGCGGATCAGTTCCGACTCCATGAAAGAAGCTGTGGCAAAACACCAGCAAGTGCCACTGGAAGCTTGGTTTTTAACAGGAGTAGCTTCCTGGGATACGAGTGTGGTGAACTTATATCCGGGCGTTTGCGCTATTACATTTGTCGCAAGTAACAAAGTTGCGATTGATAAAATAAAAGTTCTCATACTGTTTGTTTTATTATTTTAGTTTCCACCGGTCCATGCCTCACGTGGCTTTTCGTTTAATTCAGAACTAACTTAGAATCCCTTTTGAAAATCGTGCCAAAATTTGTCGCCCATCTCCTGCCAACGTAGTAACGTTGCGCCTGCAAAATCAGCTGTATATCCTGTAAGAAAAGCTTCTGCAGCTTCTTTTCCTTGTGCTTTTAATATTTCAGCATACTGTTTTTCTACAAAGGGTAATTCACGTTGTCCTTTTTGATCAAAGTAAGTAAGATTGCTCTCTACCATTTTTTTTGTTGCTCCCCATTTTACTGTTGCCAGCTTGTTCGCTCTTCTAAATGCCCAAATAGCTGCATCTTCACGATAGCGGTGTTGCCCGCAAATCTTGAAGCATTCCGGCAGATCCTTTGTGCCACAGAATATAGGGATGCGGGGGCTTTGTCCCGGATTATCAAACGAAAACCACACTACACCGCCAACGGCATCAGGAAGCCAGCTACGCAACTGGATGACAGTGGAGTAGGAACATTGTGGAACAGCAATGTTTCGGTTATTCTTTACCACGTCTCCTTTAATTGCGTTGAGCATATTCATCATTTCTCTACCCATCCAAGGGTTGGCCATGGGACTGATGATGGTATCTTTCTCTTCGCTATCTTTTCTTTTTACTGTGACCTTTAAATTCCGAGTGATATCCCATTCCGTTCCTTCGTAAGTTTGGCGGAGCAACTTTACTACATCTGTAGCCGAAACAGGCTTTTCAGGCTTTACGCTGAAAGGTAGTTCTTCCGAATCATAACTTAGATGGAGTGATGGAGCCAAAGCATTCAACACAAAGAATTCTCGGATACTAAATGCCTTTTTCTCGCCGAAGTAGTTAGCGCCACTATACGCTTTCCAGAATTTGAAAGGTTCCTTACCATCCCAAAAGCCTAACTTCTGGGCCACTTCAAAAACATTGTTCGAAGCCATGTAGTTATCTGTATCTTTTAAATCCAATGTGCTGATACGTGATATATTTGCAGAAATACCGATGTGATTGTCGGGAATCCGTACGGCTGCCCACACACCTCCTATTTTATCTTTTCCTTCACCAAAAATCTCAAAGTGCCATACTTCTTTAGGGTCGGCAAAAGTGAGGCACTCTCCCCAGTCTGCATAGCCATATTTCTCTACTAATT contains these protein-coding regions:
- a CDS encoding C69 family dipeptidase gives rise to the protein MKLVATTLVLLSSLSSTCIAQEFYKQMPVLNPESCTSIMVGKKASADGSVMTSHTCDSYYRTWLNMEAGVTYEKDTTMAIYQDRLHTEFVNDATDLKLKGYIPQARSTFSFLDTAYPCLNEKQLGIGETTISGRKELVNPNGMFMIEELEKVALQRCTTARQAITLIGELVEKYGYADWGECLTFADPKEVWHFEIFGEGKDKIGGVWAAVRIPDNHIGISANISRISTLDLKDTDNYMASNNVFEVAQKLGFWDGKEPFKFWKAYSGANYFGEKKAFSIREFFVLNALAPSLHLSYDSEELPFSVKPEKPVSATDVVKLLRQTYEGTEWDITRNLKVTVKRKDSEEKDTIISPMANPWMGREMMNMLNAIKGDVVKNNRNIAVPQCSYSTVIQLRSWLPDAVGGVVWFSFDNPGQSPRIPIFCGTKDLPECFKICGQHRYREDAAIWAFRRANKLATVKWGATKKMVESNLTYFDQKGQRELPFVEKQYAEILKAQGKEAAEAFLTGYTADFAGATLLRWQEMGDKFWHDFQKGF